The following proteins are encoded in a genomic region of Deinococcus proteolyticus MRP:
- the cas1e gene encoding type I-E CRISPR-associated endonuclease Cas1e, which translates to MTGATVQDSGPIIWKRQNLRELPKFRDGTSYLYLEHTVLEQSGRSIQAFHPEGMVEIPCASLGVLLLGPGTSVSHSAMTALSRTGCSVVWVGEQGVRFYAAGIGEASKSGRLMRQARLWANEKSRMRIIRQMYTMRFPEGLPDDLTLQQIRGREGARVRALYSSYSKAHGVKWQERKYNRANWDDASPINKAISAGNTCLNGLAHAAILSLGYTPALGFVHTGKQLSLVYDITDLYKMEVVSPIAFQEAAKGGEDIDRRVRLALRDHIRQARLLERMANDLLTLFEDEYEDDPQEEDVGELYDPDGDVAGGKNYG; encoded by the coding sequence ATGACAGGCGCGACTGTTCAGGACAGCGGCCCCATCATCTGGAAGCGGCAAAACCTGCGCGAGTTGCCCAAGTTTCGGGACGGCACCTCCTACCTCTACCTCGAACACACCGTGCTGGAGCAGAGCGGCCGCTCCATCCAGGCGTTTCACCCCGAAGGCATGGTGGAAATCCCTTGTGCCAGCCTCGGCGTGCTGCTGCTTGGCCCCGGCACCAGCGTCAGCCACAGCGCAATGACGGCCCTCTCCCGCACCGGATGCAGCGTGGTTTGGGTAGGTGAGCAGGGCGTCAGATTTTACGCCGCAGGCATCGGCGAGGCCAGCAAGTCAGGGCGGCTGATGCGGCAGGCACGGCTGTGGGCGAACGAGAAAAGCCGCATGCGCATCATTCGCCAGATGTACACCATGCGCTTTCCCGAAGGGCTGCCGGACGACCTCACTTTGCAGCAGATTCGCGGGCGCGAAGGGGCGCGGGTCAGGGCACTGTATTCCAGCTACAGCAAGGCTCACGGCGTCAAGTGGCAGGAGCGCAAATACAACCGCGCCAACTGGGACGACGCTTCGCCCATCAACAAGGCCATCAGCGCGGGCAACACCTGCCTGAACGGACTGGCCCACGCCGCCATCCTGAGCCTCGGCTACACACCGGCGTTGGGATTTGTCCACACAGGCAAACAACTGAGTCTCGTCTACGACATCACCGACCTGTACAAGATGGAGGTGGTATCGCCCATCGCCTTTCAGGAGGCAGCCAAAGGCGGCGAGGATATAGACCGCCGCGTGCGCTTGGCCCTGCGCGACCACATCCGCCAGGCGCGGCTGCTGGAGCGCATGGCGAACGACCTATTGACGCTCTTTGAGGACGAATACGAGGACGACCCGCAGGAAGAGGACGTGGGCGAACTCTACGACCCTGACGGCGACGTGGCGGGCGGCAAAAACTATGGATAA
- a CDS encoding type I-E CRISPR-associated protein Cas7/Cse4/CasC codes for MKAVLELHYLQNFAPSNLNRDDIGSPKDAFFGGTRRLRISSQSFKRAMRQDFAQRQILSEAELGLRSKRLLFSEDPREKGLVNRLVQGENALKTEEARFRAEFALLMNGIAFVEVKGEEDNYILDDTKSEALAFLGEYNLALLEKFLKSDSDEVQKASAVMREAREKLRKSKGYKGKIGESSAKEKLRKAISTALGSKKKELDEILNNRE; via the coding sequence ATGAAAGCCGTCCTCGAACTGCACTACCTCCAGAATTTCGCCCCCAGCAACCTCAACCGTGACGACATCGGCAGCCCCAAGGACGCTTTTTTCGGGGGTACGCGCCGCCTGCGGATTTCGTCGCAGTCGTTCAAGCGAGCGATGCGGCAGGATTTCGCCCAGCGTCAGATTTTGAGTGAGGCTGAACTGGGTCTACGTTCCAAGCGTCTGCTCTTCAGCGAAGACCCGAGGGAAAAGGGATTGGTTAACCGCCTTGTACAGGGCGAAAACGCTCTCAAAACTGAGGAGGCTCGTTTCAGAGCAGAATTTGCCCTTCTGATGAATGGCATTGCCTTTGTAGAGGTTAAGGGTGAGGAAGATAACTACATCCTAGACGATACGAAGAGCGAAGCACTTGCTTTTCTAGGGGAATACAATCTGGCTCTTCTGGAAAAATTTCTCAAGAGCGATAGCGATGAGGTTCAGAAAGCTAGCGCCGTCATGCGAGAAGCTAGAGAGAAGCTCAGGAAGTCGAAAGGGTATAAGGGCAAGATTGGGGAGTCTTCTGCAAAGGAGAAACTGAGGAAAGCCATATCCACTGCTCTGGGCAGCAAAAAGAAAGAGCTAGATGAGATTCTGAATAACCGCGAATAG
- the casB gene encoding type I-E CRISPR-associated protein Cse2/CasB has product MTNPPTTDDRPARFVRELVRLERGKLAQLRRGLGGDNRSVYWLEGLYARTGYAEATPTGKEALRLVAGLYALKPKALDDGDEPEQSAETAPEAPRKAVSIGKQMGQLYLQQDRRPSTEKRFLALLDTDREGIGYHMRQVVTLLDTADLTPDWERLVTDLLYWSDRTRKGWAQDFYAEIFREENRQDDKTGGTLPSSDTSVGSPASAPLFASSQPDHQPADQDDEGETL; this is encoded by the coding sequence ATGACTAACCCCCCGACAACCGATGACCGCCCCGCCCGCTTCGTGCGGGAACTGGTGAGGCTGGAGCGTGGCAAGCTCGCGCAGCTTCGGCGTGGGCTGGGTGGCGACAACCGTAGCGTGTACTGGCTCGAAGGGCTGTACGCCCGCACGGGCTACGCCGAAGCGACGCCTACCGGTAAAGAGGCCTTGCGGCTGGTCGCTGGTCTGTACGCCCTGAAACCCAAAGCGCTGGACGACGGCGACGAACCGGAGCAGAGCGCGGAAACAGCGCCCGAAGCCCCCCGCAAGGCCGTCAGTATCGGCAAACAGATGGGACAGCTTTACCTGCAACAAGACCGTAGACCCAGCACCGAAAAGCGGTTTTTGGCCCTGCTGGACACTGACCGCGAAGGCATCGGCTACCACATGCGGCAGGTGGTGACGCTTCTAGACACTGCCGACCTGACCCCCGACTGGGAAAGGCTGGTCACCGACCTCCTGTACTGGAGCGACCGCACCCGCAAGGGGTGGGCACAAGACTTCTACGCCGAGATTTTCCGCGAGGAGAACCGTCAGGACGACAAAACCGGCGGCACGCTACCGAGTTCGGACACGTCAGTCGGCTCACCAGCTTCGGCCCCGCTTTTCGCCTCCTCACAGCCTGACCACCAACCCGCCGACCAAGACGATGAAGGAGAAACACTATGA
- a CDS encoding LCP family protein: protein MYQRQQVQQLGQEVYHELDGDGLPPLPGVLDDPVFAQLPPPPADRPVSWGRYQPPAATTAAATLPQEAQEAGPAAGSQTTGKSGPPQQEETEEEEPEQAETEQQETGEKQVAGSQAARSQAAGSQTTGRQGTSPVSPTGESLAAPAQQRPAADPAAPQKQAPASSGPVQAVTPPAAPSSFTERLKTRARLHILLIGNDEPELGTGRGDVLVVLTFDPVAQQLTFLSVPRDTRVRIPERDGQAKINAAYALGGPTLQTLAVEHFLGLPMDKFVEVSMNGFQRVIDLVGGVEVSPPFAFELDGQQFQPGRVQLNGEQALAYIRMRKQDPRGDLGRNERQQEVIRSLMASLAQRSPEELNALLQQLSTQVRTNFSPSEVVALRRTHAYAVDHQSVLRPAGENRRIDGQWYYVVSDRERQRLHLALR, encoded by the coding sequence ATGTATCAGCGTCAGCAGGTGCAGCAGCTGGGCCAGGAGGTCTATCACGAGCTGGACGGTGACGGGCTCCCTCCCCTGCCAGGGGTGCTGGACGACCCGGTCTTTGCCCAGTTGCCTCCGCCGCCTGCGGACCGGCCGGTGTCCTGGGGACGGTATCAGCCGCCGGCAGCGACCACAGCCGCAGCCACCTTGCCGCAGGAGGCGCAGGAGGCCGGGCCGGCTGCGGGGAGCCAAACCACCGGAAAGAGCGGGCCACCTCAGCAGGAAGAGACGGAGGAGGAAGAACCAGAGCAGGCAGAGACGGAGCAGCAGGAGACGGGGGAGAAGCAGGTGGCCGGAAGTCAGGCGGCCCGGAGTCAGGCAGCTGGGAGTCAGACCACTGGCCGTCAGGGCACCAGCCCCGTCTCCCCTACCGGCGAATCCCTGGCAGCACCAGCGCAGCAGCGGCCGGCGGCGGACCCGGCAGCTCCCCAGAAGCAGGCTCCGGCCAGCAGCGGCCCGGTTCAGGCCGTTACGCCGCCGGCCGCTCCCAGCAGCTTTACCGAGCGGCTGAAGACCCGCGCCCGGCTGCATATCCTGCTGATAGGCAACGATGAGCCGGAGCTGGGGACCGGGCGAGGCGACGTGCTGGTGGTGCTGACGTTTGACCCGGTGGCCCAGCAGCTCACCTTTCTGAGTGTTCCCCGCGACACCCGCGTGCGGATTCCCGAACGTGACGGCCAGGCCAAAATCAATGCCGCCTACGCCCTGGGCGGCCCCACCCTGCAGACACTGGCCGTCGAGCACTTTCTGGGCCTGCCAATGGACAAGTTCGTGGAAGTCAGCATGAACGGCTTTCAGCGCGTGATTGACCTGGTCGGCGGCGTAGAGGTTAGCCCGCCTTTTGCTTTCGAGCTGGACGGCCAGCAGTTCCAGCCCGGCCGCGTCCAGCTGAACGGTGAGCAGGCCCTAGCCTATATCCGAATGCGCAAGCAAGACCCACGGGGTGACCTGGGCCGCAACGAGCGCCAACAGGAAGTGATCCGCAGCCTGATGGCGTCGCTGGCCCAGCGCTCGCCAGAAGAACTGAATGCCCTGCTCCAGCAGCTCAGCACGCAGGTCCGCACCAACTTCTCCCCCTCGGAGGTGGTGGCGCTGCGCCGCACGCACGCCTACGCCGTAGACCACCAAAGTGTCCTGCGGCCCGCTGGTGAGAACCGCCGGATAGACGGCCAGTGGTATTACGTGGTGTCCGACCGGGAACGTCAGCGGCTGCACCTGGCCCTGCGCTAA
- a CDS encoding glycosyltransferase, which translates to MSFASTSSVLPQRPVRVLHLTGNLDRGGIETWLVNVFRRADPAAVQMDVLVASPAPHTGVYEAELRDLGVRIIHAPPSGNLPQFVQAYRRVLREYGPYDVVHSHIHHFGGLLLLLSRLAGVPVRVATSHTDTSQADQQAGRGRAAYLRAMRAALQGSVTHRTAVSQAAASALFGPDWASQPVQIITLGIDLAGLQTPRPVQGLRDELGLQPGVPVLGCVAQLRPEKNHMFLLDVLAEHVRRQGPAYLLLVGEGDERSAIEARVAELGLQPWVKLLGSRPDVAELLWLMDAFLLTSKFEGLSLAFIEAQAVGLPCIVSTGVPVTSDDRRFPLIDVVRLPLNGDPAPWADALAAVLERGRHDPPRMDFEVAETTRELTEFYIRASRGEV; encoded by the coding sequence ATGTCTTTCGCTTCCACTTCATCCGTTCTTCCCCAGCGCCCTGTGCGCGTCCTGCACCTGACCGGCAACCTGGACCGCGGCGGGATAGAGACCTGGCTGGTCAATGTGTTCCGGCGTGCCGACCCGGCGGCCGTGCAGATGGATGTGCTGGTCGCCAGTCCTGCGCCCCATACCGGCGTGTACGAAGCCGAGCTGCGTGACCTGGGCGTGCGGATTATCCACGCTCCCCCGAGCGGCAACCTGCCGCAGTTCGTGCAGGCTTACCGCCGGGTGCTGCGGGAGTATGGCCCCTACGACGTGGTTCATAGTCATATCCACCACTTCGGCGGGCTGCTGCTGCTGCTGTCGCGGCTGGCCGGGGTTCCGGTGCGCGTGGCCACCAGCCACACCGACACTTCACAGGCCGACCAGCAGGCGGGCCGGGGCCGCGCCGCCTACCTGCGGGCGATGAGAGCGGCCCTGCAAGGCTCGGTCACGCACCGCACGGCCGTGAGTCAGGCGGCGGCGTCCGCCCTCTTCGGTCCGGACTGGGCGTCGCAGCCGGTGCAGATTATTACGCTCGGTATCGATCTGGCCGGCCTGCAGACGCCGCGTCCTGTGCAGGGCCTGCGGGACGAACTCGGGTTGCAGCCGGGGGTACCGGTGCTGGGCTGCGTGGCACAGCTGCGCCCTGAGAAGAACCATATGTTCCTGCTGGATGTCCTGGCCGAACACGTCCGGCGGCAGGGGCCGGCCTACCTGCTGCTGGTGGGGGAGGGCGATGAGCGTTCGGCCATTGAGGCCCGCGTGGCCGAGCTGGGGCTGCAGCCCTGGGTCAAGCTGCTGGGCTCGCGCCCGGACGTGGCCGAACTGCTGTGGCTGATGGACGCCTTTCTCCTCACCTCCAAGTTTGAAGGCCTCAGTCTGGCGTTCATTGAGGCGCAGGCGGTGGGGCTGCCGTGCATCGTATCCACCGGCGTGCCGGTCACGTCCGACGACCGGCGCTTTCCGCTGATTGATGTGGTGCGCCTCCCGCTGAACGGTGACCCAGCTCCCTGGGCCGACGCCCTGGCAGCGGTCCTGGAGCGGGGGCGTCACGACCCGCCGCGCATGGATTTCGAAGTGGCCGAAACCACCCGCGAGCTGACGGAGTTCTATATTCGGGCCAGCCGGGGCGAAGTGTGA
- a CDS encoding IS982 family transposase, with product MGRPDLTLLPIHEALQVLSQWVKPHIPAKLLHKHEKISDADLIGIAILQMLHKQPYFSRWWHFLTVNHFPDLPSETQARIRLKRLLPVIEHLSHEVQALDFVAVDSEPLPVCTFKRAPRCKFRGARHGFSTAGPVFGFKLHAWCGLNGEIVAYNIRAANEHDYSVLCEMNRKWPAYGGPQQIGDKGYQSLTTITPPKVNARRPSPRWREEFGAARKCIESAFSVLVGAGLRWGQVKTMASLKLKVALHVLAHNLKYRDLIT from the coding sequence ATGGGCCGTCCCGATCTTACTTTACTTCCCATCCACGAAGCACTCCAAGTCCTCAGCCAGTGGGTTAAGCCTCACATCCCTGCCAAGTTGCTTCACAAGCACGAGAAAATTAGCGACGCTGACCTCATCGGTATCGCCATTCTGCAAATGCTTCACAAGCAACCCTATTTCAGCCGTTGGTGGCACTTTCTCACAGTCAACCACTTCCCAGACCTACCTTCCGAGACCCAGGCCAGAATCCGTCTGAAACGGCTTCTACCCGTCATCGAACACCTGAGCCACGAAGTCCAGGCTCTGGACTTCGTGGCGGTTGACTCCGAGCCGCTTCCCGTCTGTACGTTCAAACGTGCACCACGGTGCAAGTTTAGGGGAGCGCGGCACGGTTTCAGTACCGCTGGACCGGTCTTCGGTTTCAAGCTGCACGCCTGGTGTGGGTTGAACGGTGAAATTGTGGCCTACAACATCCGTGCAGCGAATGAGCATGACTACAGCGTCCTGTGTGAGATGAACCGGAAGTGGCCCGCTTATGGCGGGCCACAGCAGATTGGAGATAAGGGCTATCAGTCGCTGACCACCATCACACCCCCCAAAGTCAATGCACGGAGACCAAGTCCACGTTGGCGAGAAGAATTCGGGGCGGCCAGGAAGTGTATCGAATCGGCATTCTCGGTTCTGGTCGGTGCTGGATTACGTTGGGGACAGGTCAAAACGATGGCAAGCTTGAAACTCAAGGTCGCACTCCACGTCCTAGCGCACAACCTGAAATACAGAGACCTCATCACCTGA
- a CDS encoding O-antigen ligase family protein — MSQPWPAQMAALPAAGRRTAPLLERAVIWLLGAFVAAQCFGLPLLGVGPWALWPTLADLLLWLALLLAALYRAPVQLDLRPIGQALAAVTALSALSVLLLFVMGDGRLDVALPFGVFQLFKLLQLLGVFWMAARLPLTQPVLAGWERAARFGFLVMVVTVVWTYFSPAIPQTLGQVLPRGLGVSGPWESYYLHNERGLGTLGYNHAHVAAMVLVQGALLMMLRPLKSNSWVLLGIVVACFLSGARAGLVGALVFVLLESVRTPLRSTVMVLLAGLLGLAALPYLEADLSSLIARQSTILEAGNAENLAGRGDIWQTYVQNLAADPVRLLLGSGMGSGIANNGSNAHMMVLQVLYETGIAGFSVMLLLFWGLMSRLYRLRERRAGIALNVLLGLWATTFATETLYPNSAFGSFLPLLALVMAVALTPASLETAGGEHSASLQERPAAGQPSRTLGWED; from the coding sequence GTGAGTCAGCCCTGGCCGGCGCAGATGGCTGCGCTGCCCGCTGCGGGCCGCCGCACTGCGCCACTGCTGGAGCGGGCGGTCATCTGGCTGCTGGGGGCGTTTGTCGCCGCGCAGTGCTTCGGTCTGCCCCTGCTGGGGGTGGGGCCGTGGGCCCTGTGGCCCACCCTGGCCGACCTGCTGCTGTGGCTGGCCCTGCTGCTGGCCGCGCTTTACCGCGCTCCCGTGCAGCTGGACCTGCGGCCCATCGGCCAGGCGCTGGCGGCCGTCACGGCGCTTTCCGCGCTTTCGGTGCTGCTGCTGTTCGTGATGGGAGATGGCCGGCTGGACGTGGCCTTGCCGTTCGGGGTCTTTCAGCTGTTCAAGCTGCTGCAGCTCCTGGGCGTGTTCTGGATGGCGGCCCGACTGCCGCTGACCCAGCCGGTGCTGGCCGGCTGGGAGCGGGCGGCCCGCTTCGGCTTTCTGGTCATGGTGGTCACCGTGGTCTGGACCTACTTTTCGCCGGCCATTCCCCAGACTCTGGGCCAGGTGCTGCCGCGTGGGCTGGGCGTATCGGGGCCGTGGGAATCGTACTACCTGCACAACGAGCGCGGGCTGGGCACGCTGGGCTACAACCACGCCCATGTGGCCGCGATGGTGCTGGTGCAAGGCGCCCTGCTGATGATGCTGCGCCCCCTGAAATCCAACAGCTGGGTGCTGCTGGGCATCGTGGTGGCCTGCTTTCTGTCAGGAGCGCGGGCCGGGCTGGTCGGGGCGCTGGTGTTCGTGCTGCTGGAAAGTGTGCGTACGCCGCTGCGCTCTACCGTGATGGTGCTGCTCGCCGGGCTGCTTGGCCTGGCCGCCCTGCCCTACTTGGAGGCCGACCTGAGCAGCCTGATCGCCCGGCAGTCCACCATTCTGGAAGCAGGCAACGCCGAGAACCTGGCCGGGCGCGGCGACATCTGGCAGACCTACGTGCAGAACCTGGCGGCCGACCCTGTGCGCCTGCTGCTGGGCAGCGGAATGGGTTCAGGCATCGCCAACAACGGCTCGAACGCCCACATGATGGTGCTGCAGGTGCTGTACGAAACCGGAATCGCCGGATTCAGTGTGATGCTGCTGCTGTTCTGGGGCCTGATGTCGCGGCTGTACCGGCTGCGTGAGCGGCGGGCCGGCATTGCCCTAAACGTGCTGCTGGGCCTGTGGGCCACCACCTTCGCCACCGAAACCCTGTACCCCAATTCGGCTTTCGGCTCTTTTTTGCCGCTGCTGGCGCTGGTGATGGCTGTGGCCCTGACTCCCGCCAGCCTGGAGACGGCCGGAGGTGAACATTCTGCAAGCCTTCAGGAACGCCCTGCCGCGGGCCAGCCGTCCCGTACCCTGGGCTGGGAGGACTGA
- the cas7e gene encoding type I-E CRISPR-associated protein Cas7/Cse4/CasC — protein sequence MNTKKAVDVALFGRMLADLPDKNADAAAQVAHPISTHALRERQYDFYTAVDDLKPQDNAGADMLGTVEFASATMYRYAAIDLQKLLDNLQGDRELLGKGLRAFLYASIFAAPTGKQNTFAAHNLPALMVQVVRTNASPRNLANAFEKGVVAERGSGYLKPSIEALADEMKWQNGVFGDAGQARFIAREGAAEVFGTEMPSVDALIEGTVAAAMSALEQ from the coding sequence GTGAATACCAAAAAGGCGGTGGACGTGGCTCTTTTCGGGCGGATGCTGGCCGACCTGCCCGACAAAAATGCCGACGCAGCGGCGCAGGTGGCGCATCCCATCTCCACCCATGCCCTGCGTGAGCGGCAATACGACTTCTACACGGCGGTTGACGACCTCAAGCCGCAGGACAATGCCGGGGCCGACATGCTGGGCACGGTAGAATTCGCCAGCGCGACGATGTACCGTTACGCCGCCATTGACCTGCAAAAGTTGCTGGACAACCTGCAAGGCGACCGCGAACTGCTGGGAAAAGGGCTGCGGGCCTTCCTGTACGCCAGCATTTTCGCTGCGCCGACGGGCAAGCAAAACACCTTCGCCGCGCACAACCTGCCCGCCCTGATGGTGCAAGTCGTTCGCACGAACGCTTCGCCGCGCAACCTTGCCAATGCCTTTGAAAAAGGCGTGGTGGCCGAGCGGGGCAGTGGGTATCTGAAACCCAGTATTGAGGCGCTGGCCGACGAGATGAAATGGCAAAACGGCGTTTTCGGGGATGCAGGACAGGCCCGGTTCATCGCCCGCGAGGGGGCGGCGGAAGTGTTCGGCACCGAGATGCCGTCGGTGGACGCGCTGATTGAGGGCACGGTTGCCGCAGCCATGAGTGCGCTGGAGCAGTAA
- the cas2e gene encoding type I-E CRISPR-associated endoribonuclease Cas2e gives MPEALHGELSRWLIEVQTGVYVGSVSAVVRDLLWDKVVQHSRSGRCTQLFRSNNEQGFVIRMHGEARRTLVDVEGYQLVAVKNARYEQLLPKFTPEEEDDWETL, from the coding sequence GTGCCCGAAGCGCTCCACGGCGAGCTTTCGCGGTGGCTGATCGAGGTGCAGACAGGCGTGTATGTTGGCTCGGTGAGCGCCGTGGTGCGTGACCTGCTGTGGGACAAGGTGGTGCAGCACTCGCGCTCGGGCCGGTGCACGCAGCTGTTTCGCAGCAATAACGAGCAGGGTTTCGTGATTCGGATGCACGGCGAAGCGCGGCGCACTCTGGTGGACGTAGAAGGCTATCAACTGGTGGCCGTAAAAAATGCCCGCTACGAGCAGCTTTTGCCAAAGTTCACGCCTGAGGAGGAGGACGATTGGGAAACATTGTGA
- the cas5e gene encoding type I-E CRISPR-associated protein Cas5/CasD: protein MAILLLRLVAPMQAWGSRSRFDDRDTEAEPTKSGVLGLCAAALGIDRADPIDDLTRLRFGVRVDREGGAGRDYHTAQLKPGDPKTKTDVTTRFYLSDAAFWAGLEGEDRAFLQRLYAALHNPHWPLSLGRKAFQASLPIFAGPPQDTPLWEALQQAPSLRREPSEQAYRFVLDREAVPAERRAKASPSRRQDVPDGPFAHRHYLSREVLTLTGPLEVAPDPLVHRHWQAPEEVS, encoded by the coding sequence ATGGCGATCCTGCTTCTGAGGCTGGTGGCTCCCATGCAGGCGTGGGGCAGCCGCAGCCGCTTTGACGACCGCGACACCGAAGCCGAGCCGACCAAAAGCGGCGTGCTGGGACTATGCGCGGCGGCACTGGGCATTGACCGCGCCGACCCGATTGACGACCTCACGCGCCTGCGCTTCGGCGTGCGGGTAGACCGCGAAGGCGGCGCGGGCCGCGACTACCACACCGCGCAACTGAAGCCGGGTGACCCCAAGACCAAAACCGACGTGACTACCCGCTTCTACCTGTCAGATGCGGCGTTCTGGGCTGGGCTGGAAGGTGAAGACAGGGCATTTTTGCAGCGACTGTACGCGGCCCTACACAATCCACACTGGCCGCTGTCGCTGGGGCGCAAGGCGTTTCAAGCCAGCCTGCCGATATTCGCGGGGCCGCCGCAGGACACGCCGCTGTGGGAGGCCTTGCAGCAAGCGCCCAGCCTGCGCCGCGAACCCAGCGAACAGGCTTACCGTTTCGTGCTTGACCGCGAGGCTGTACCTGCTGAACGGCGGGCCAAAGCCTCACCTTCGCGGCGGCAGGATGTGCCGGATGGCCCTTTCGCGCATCGCCACTACCTCTCGCGCGAGGTGCTGACGCTGACTGGGCCGCTGGAAGTCGCGCCCGACCCGCTGGTGCACCGGCACTGGCAAGCACCAGAGGAGGTGAGTTGA
- the cas6e gene encoding type I-E CRISPR-associated protein Cas6/Cse3/CasE gives MYLSRLFLNDHSKQAAADLRSAYGLHQTLRWAFPNAGEENGPLPEGERLLWRDDGPHGILVQSVTRPSWDAVSARHPDYFHDVQVKPFDLTGLQAGQHLAFKLKANVTVNRWRDGQDRDAEKRTKREALRGAKEQVEWLERQGERGGFSVVGADIAQSGNVRLYKARGSTPMTLFAVTFEGVLRIEDPALLAQTVRGGIGRAKALGFGLLSLARV, from the coding sequence ATGTACCTTTCCCGCCTTTTCCTCAACGACCACAGCAAACAAGCCGCCGCCGACCTCCGCAGCGCGTATGGCCTGCACCAGACCCTGCGCTGGGCTTTTCCGAACGCAGGCGAGGAAAACGGTCCCCTCCCCGAAGGCGAACGCCTGCTGTGGCGTGACGATGGGCCACATGGCATCCTGGTGCAGAGTGTGACCCGCCCCAGCTGGGACGCGGTTTCTGCGCGTCACCCCGACTATTTTCACGACGTGCAGGTCAAGCCCTTTGACCTCACGGGCTTGCAGGCGGGGCAGCACCTCGCGTTCAAACTCAAGGCCAATGTGACGGTGAACCGCTGGCGCGACGGGCAGGACAGAGACGCCGAAAAGCGCACCAAACGCGAGGCCCTGCGCGGTGCGAAAGAGCAAGTGGAGTGGTTGGAGCGTCAGGGTGAGCGCGGCGGCTTCAGCGTCGTGGGCGCCGACATCGCCCAGAGCGGCAACGTGCGGCTATACAAGGCGCGCGGCAGCACGCCGATGACCCTCTTCGCCGTGACCTTTGAAGGTGTGCTGCGGATAGAAGACCCTGCCCTCCTCGCCCAAACCGTGCGCGGCGGTATCGGCAGGGCGAAGGCACTGGGTTTCGGCCTGCTGAGTCTGGCGCGGGTCTGA
- a CDS encoding lipopolysaccharide biosynthesis protein, with protein sequence MLWTVAGQGVYSAAQWLMVIVLARSGGASDVGLYSLGLALTAPLFLLLGLQLRAVQATDAQGHFEFRDYAALRLPSMALGLAVTAVLAWLYPHASGPVWWLGVAKALEGGSDVMYGLMQQRERLDWIAQSTLLRGLLGLALLALIYRLTGDLTLATLGLALAGLATLLLFDLPRGRRLAAGRWWTWPPSSALLRLALPLGVVIGLVSLGTNLPRLFVERQLGREALGIYAALSYVTVAGSVFVVALGTALTTRLSQVFARGDRAGFVRLTLALMAGAGGVGLLLVLLSAVAGAPLLALLYGPAYAEHARTFFWLTLAGVAGYLASSLGFAVTAARRFREQLPLFAVVTAVLVLACWWLIPRYGLLGAAAATLIGTLAQLLGSWLIVRQALSGLSPGESGSPDASGPTSSPDSLPGAS encoded by the coding sequence ATGCTGTGGACCGTGGCCGGTCAAGGCGTGTATTCGGCGGCGCAGTGGCTCATGGTGATTGTGCTGGCCCGCAGTGGCGGCGCCAGCGATGTGGGCCTTTATTCCCTGGGGCTGGCGCTCACCGCTCCACTGTTTTTGCTGCTGGGCCTGCAGCTGCGGGCTGTCCAGGCCACCGATGCCCAGGGCCACTTCGAGTTCCGTGACTACGCCGCGCTGCGGCTGCCCAGCATGGCGCTGGGCCTGGCCGTCACGGCCGTACTGGCCTGGCTTTACCCGCACGCCAGCGGCCCGGTGTGGTGGCTGGGAGTGGCAAAAGCGCTGGAAGGGGGCAGCGACGTCATGTACGGTCTGATGCAGCAGCGGGAGCGCCTGGACTGGATTGCCCAGTCCACCCTGCTGCGCGGCCTGCTGGGGCTGGCGCTGCTGGCGCTGATCTACCGGCTGACCGGCGACCTGACGCTGGCGACATTGGGTCTGGCGCTGGCCGGGCTGGCGACATTGCTGCTGTTCGACCTGCCACGGGGCCGCAGGCTGGCCGCTGGCCGCTGGTGGACCTGGCCGCCCAGCTCGGCGCTGCTGCGGCTGGCGCTCCCCCTGGGAGTGGTCATCGGGCTGGTGTCGCTGGGGACCAACTTGCCCCGGCTGTTTGTGGAGCGGCAGCTGGGCCGCGAGGCGCTGGGCATCTACGCTGCGCTCAGCTACGTCACAGTGGCCGGCAGCGTTTTCGTGGTGGCCCTGGGCACCGCGCTGACCACCCGGCTCTCGCAGGTGTTCGCCCGCGGCGACCGCGCCGGGTTCGTGCGCCTGACCCTGGCGCTGATGGCCGGGGCCGGCGGCGTGGGCCTGCTGCTTGTCCTGCTGAGCGCGGTGGCCGGGGCCCCGCTGCTGGCGCTGCTGTACGGCCCCGCCTACGCCGAGCACGCCCGCACCTTTTTCTGGCTGACCCTCGCCGGCGTGGCCGGTTATCTGGCGTCATCGCTGGGGTTCGCGGTCACGGCGGCGCGGCGCTTCCGGGAGCAGCTGCCACTGTTCGCGGTGGTCACGGCGGTGTTGGTGCTGGCCTGCTGGTGGCTGATTCCCCGCTACGGCCTGCTGGGCGCGGCGGCGGCCACCCTCATCGGAACTCTGGCCCAGCTGCTGGGCAGTTGGCTTATCGTGAGACAGGCCCTGTCCGGTCTGTCCCCAGGCGAGTCCGGTTCTCCAGACGCATCCGGCCCGACCTCTTCCCCCGATTCCCTGCCAGGAGCCTCATAG